The proteins below are encoded in one region of Streptomyces sp. NBC_00490:
- a CDS encoding IS256 family transposase translates to MALSQSELMRLLESLRRADGVEAIRVVCERILQELIEAEATEVIGAAPREHSESRTTWRNGHRDRLLTTQAGDLDLKIPKVRTGSFFPSLLERRRRIDRALFAVVMEAYVHGVSTRSVDDLVKALGADTGISKSEVSRICGELDEELTAFKERPLDHTVFPYVFLDATYCKARVNHRIASQAVVIATGISATGHREILGVMVGDSESKPFWTKFLRSLRARGLENVQLVISDSHSGLVAAIRTVFLGAAWQRCRVHFVRDVFSVIEKGSGEMVAATIRTIFAQTTAEQVRTQLDVVADMLGRQFPQVKKMLLDAAPDITAFADFPPTHWKKIWSTNPLERLNREIKRRADVVQVFPNPAALDRLAAAVLAELHDEWQVFDRRYLSEASMAELLTTQPTPPEPQITPQPESKQLP, encoded by the coding sequence ATGGCCTTGTCCCAGTCTGAGCTGATGCGGCTGCTGGAGTCACTACGTCGGGCCGATGGAGTTGAAGCAATCAGGGTGGTGTGCGAGCGCATCCTGCAGGAGCTCATCGAGGCCGAGGCCACCGAGGTGATCGGTGCCGCCCCGCGTGAGCACTCCGAGTCGCGCACGACCTGGCGCAACGGACACCGCGACCGTCTGCTGACCACCCAGGCCGGCGACCTGGACCTGAAGATCCCGAAGGTGCGGACCGGGTCGTTCTTCCCCTCGCTGCTGGAACGTCGGCGGCGCATCGACCGGGCACTGTTCGCCGTGGTGATGGAGGCATACGTGCACGGCGTCTCCACCCGCAGCGTGGATGACCTGGTCAAAGCACTCGGTGCGGACACCGGGATCTCCAAGTCCGAGGTCTCGCGGATCTGCGGCGAACTCGACGAGGAACTGACCGCGTTCAAGGAACGGCCGCTGGATCACACCGTCTTCCCCTACGTCTTCCTGGACGCCACCTACTGCAAGGCCCGGGTGAACCACCGGATCGCCTCGCAGGCCGTGGTCATCGCCACCGGCATCTCCGCCACCGGACACCGCGAGATCCTCGGCGTGATGGTCGGCGACAGCGAATCGAAGCCGTTCTGGACGAAGTTCCTGCGCTCGCTTCGGGCCCGCGGCCTGGAGAACGTCCAGCTGGTGATCTCCGACAGCCACAGCGGGCTGGTGGCCGCGATCCGCACCGTCTTCCTCGGTGCGGCCTGGCAAAGGTGCCGCGTTCACTTCGTCCGGGACGTCTTCAGCGTGATCGAAAAGGGCTCGGGCGAGATGGTGGCAGCGACCATACGCACCATCTTCGCGCAGACCACCGCCGAGCAGGTGCGCACCCAGCTGGACGTGGTGGCCGACATGCTCGGACGACAGTTCCCGCAGGTCAAGAAGATGCTGCTGGACGCCGCACCGGACATCACGGCGTTCGCGGACTTCCCTCCGACGCACTGGAAGAAGATCTGGTCGACCAACCCGCTGGAACGGCTGAACCGGGAGATCAAACGACGGGCCGACGTCGTCCAGGTCTTCCCCAACCCCGCCGCCCTGGACCGGCTCGCCGCCGCGGTCCTGGCCGAACTCCACGACGAATGGCAGGTCTTCGACCGCCGCTACCTCTCCGAAGCCTCCATGGCCGAACTCCTCACCACCCAGCCCACTCCACCCGAGCCGCAGATCACCCCGCAACCGGAATCGAAACAGCTGCCGTGA
- a CDS encoding GAF domain-containing protein, protein MAPPGLLPHQPASISGATAQLLAVEQARQEAIARFGIAPGPDDRMDRLARQMAERTGLAYGFVNIFWPQQTFIGLHQPPPDSGLIPVGRSMSRRHGWCPEVIARQRALPLPDVYASPRFAGNHVTDALGIRSYFGAPLIDPESGVAWGTVCVIDPEPRPLAQAQHLLDIVKDTGTTVVQTLTATAPAR, encoded by the coding sequence ATGGCCCCGCCCGGCCTGCTGCCCCACCAACCCGCGTCGATCAGCGGCGCCACCGCGCAGCTGCTCGCCGTGGAGCAGGCGCGGCAGGAGGCAATCGCACGCTTCGGCATCGCCCCAGGGCCGGACGATCGCATGGACCGGCTCGCGCGTCAGATGGCCGAACGGACCGGGCTCGCCTACGGTTTCGTCAACATCTTCTGGCCCCAGCAGACGTTCATCGGTCTGCATCAGCCGCCCCCGGACAGTGGGCTGATCCCGGTGGGCCGCAGCATGAGCCGACGGCACGGCTGGTGCCCGGAAGTCATCGCCCGCCAACGAGCCCTCCCGTTACCCGACGTGTACGCCAGCCCCCGCTTCGCCGGCAACCACGTCACCGACGCCCTCGGCATCCGCTCCTATTTCGGCGCACCCCTCATCGACCCGGAATCTGGTGTCGCGTGGGGGACGGTGTGTGTCATCGACCCCGAACCCCGCCCCCTGGCCCAGGCCCAGCACCTCCTCGACATCGTCAAGGACACCGGCACCACCGTGGTGCAGACCCTGACCGCCACAGCGCCAGCCCGCTGA
- a CDS encoding helix-turn-helix domain-containing protein, producing the protein MEGEERGTFPAEITHWRTARGLSKRALAARLNVDPSYVSHLEAGREHGSAHLARRADAKLAAGGALWGAWQRTDTSSTKAEPAGLPSSTAQLLVLEDDAALEFDGSTFHLRMRRLLRNDGADPVSRYLLRIAVDRYPAEPERSNALYRSNPLTWGELGLLAMASLEVV; encoded by the coding sequence TTGGAGGGCGAGGAGCGCGGTACGTTCCCCGCTGAAATCACGCATTGGCGCACCGCCCGTGGTCTGTCCAAAAGGGCTTTGGCGGCTCGACTCAACGTTGACCCCTCGTACGTCAGCCATCTCGAGGCCGGTCGCGAGCATGGCAGCGCCCATCTCGCTCGCCGGGCGGATGCGAAACTCGCAGCCGGCGGGGCCTTGTGGGGTGCCTGGCAGCGGACCGACACCTCTTCGACGAAGGCTGAACCTGCCGGGCTTCCCTCCAGCACGGCACAACTGCTGGTACTGGAAGACGATGCGGCTCTGGAGTTCGACGGAAGCACGTTCCACCTGCGGATGCGCCGATTGCTGCGCAATGACGGCGCTGACCCCGTCAGCCGCTACCTCTTACGCATTGCCGTGGACCGCTACCCCGCGGAACCGGAACGCTCCAACGCTCTGTACCGCAGCAACCCTCTGACCTGGGGTGAACTCGGCCTTCTGGCGATGGCGTCCCTTGAAGTGGTGTAG
- a CDS encoding acyl-CoA dehydrogenase family protein, producing MSMPAPPHSLDRFLTPAHRALWEAVDDFATQEIQPRVERMESAQRVDRKIARLLAGRGWFGVTVPEAFGGMAAGHVAKTILIHRLARVSGAAAAILQASLIPVAAVLYYATDEQHAALLPGVADGSVLMSIAVTEPDQGGHLGGMTTTAEWDGRAWVLTGVKAHVGNSHLADLHVVVARTCPTGTRTSRALTAFLVQGDQRGVHIVPHSAKLGLRGFSYGQITFDRVRISPHDILGEVGQGFDVAQSSSILYGRPNLTALSLGLHERAVCLTAQYISQRPRYQGTLADLSVIQDRLGQMSARLLMARILAYHAVDMLDRGLPCDDELLAAKALGHDLASETGNDAMQLHAANGLDVDFPIERVWRDMQSTYAPAGTGEVQRRRLAENLLQQQDKTGTRTPWSVVHARRFQPPIVDQPVGV from the coding sequence ATGTCCATGCCCGCCCCACCCCACAGCCTCGACAGGTTCCTCACGCCTGCCCACCGTGCACTCTGGGAAGCCGTCGACGACTTCGCCACCCAAGAAATCCAGCCTCGCGTGGAGCGCATGGAAAGTGCGCAGCGTGTGGACCGGAAGATCGCCCGGCTGTTGGCCGGTCGCGGCTGGTTCGGCGTCACCGTGCCCGAGGCCTTCGGCGGCATGGCGGCCGGGCACGTCGCCAAGACGATCTTGATTCATCGTCTCGCCCGTGTCTCCGGCGCGGCCGCCGCGATCCTCCAAGCCAGCCTGATCCCCGTTGCCGCTGTGCTGTACTACGCCACCGACGAGCAGCACGCTGCGCTGCTGCCAGGCGTGGCCGACGGCAGTGTGCTGATGTCGATCGCTGTGACCGAGCCGGACCAGGGCGGCCACCTCGGCGGCATGACGACGACTGCCGAGTGGGACGGGCGGGCCTGGGTGCTCACCGGGGTCAAGGCCCATGTCGGCAACAGCCACCTCGCGGATCTGCACGTCGTCGTCGCCCGCACCTGCCCCACCGGCACGCGCACCTCGCGCGCCTTGACGGCGTTCCTCGTCCAGGGCGATCAGCGTGGGGTGCACATCGTGCCGCACAGCGCCAAGCTGGGACTGCGCGGCTTCAGCTACGGTCAGATCACCTTCGACCGCGTGCGCATCTCCCCCCATGACATTCTGGGGGAAGTCGGCCAGGGCTTCGACGTCGCCCAGTCCAGCAGCATCCTGTACGGGCGGCCCAACCTGACCGCCCTCTCCCTGGGGCTGCACGAGAGGGCCGTCTGTCTGACTGCCCAGTACATAAGCCAGCGCCCCCGCTACCAGGGCACACTGGCCGACCTCAGCGTCATACAGGACCGGCTCGGCCAGATGTCCGCCCGCCTGCTCATGGCCAGGATCCTGGCGTATCACGCGGTCGACATGCTCGATCGTGGCCTGCCCTGCGATGACGAGCTCCTTGCGGCCAAGGCCCTTGGCCACGATCTCGCCTCCGAAACCGGCAACGACGCCATGCAGTTGCATGCCGCCAACGGCTTGGACGTGGACTTCCCCATCGAACGCGTCTGGCGCGACATGCAGAGCACCTACGCACCCGCCGGGACCGGCGAGGTCCAGCGCCGGCGCCTCGCCGAGAACCTCCTCCAACAGCAGGACAAGACCGGTACACGCACCCCGTGGTCCGTGGTGCACGCCCGACGCTTCCAGCCCCCCATCGTCGACCAGCCAGTCGGCGTCTAG
- a CDS encoding XRE family transcriptional regulator, with the protein MAEKRHPLAQARIARGMTGVDLAREIRRAAERRDLRSGATKQRVYKWETEGVIPDAGSQAYIAEVFGVPAGAVDPRSWPHWLPGVGGMVIPLGPSPVPALREALRTTMERSRRTFLTAISGTALVTLASTWASTDIQALTGESLHDTKAVGEDLVALLEDTSARLTVQATEQRQHTAPLIDALLTTVTDLIDGSRYSQPVKVRLHALAASLSQTVGWHRFDHGLHDEASQYWIAGLHSAHTGGDRDMGAALLGDLAYQASWRDDPPTAAGILERALSGTRHPAAQSLLQLRLARALAAQGERRATLRALGAAEHLLDVSSRDPVPAWCAWMSQADLAVDSGQALLDLGDTRRAHELIRQGQNLLPTSRAKTHGVFLTYQARSHLNLEEPEPAAAAALEALQVAHRIGAPRCVELVQGLIPRFEAHAGVEGVPELLALAAA; encoded by the coding sequence GTGGCCGAGAAGAGGCACCCGCTGGCGCAGGCCCGGATCGCGCGCGGGATGACAGGAGTTGATCTTGCCCGGGAGATCCGCCGGGCCGCCGAACGCCGCGATCTGAGATCGGGTGCGACCAAGCAACGCGTCTACAAGTGGGAGACAGAGGGCGTCATCCCCGATGCCGGCTCGCAGGCCTACATCGCCGAAGTATTCGGCGTTCCTGCCGGAGCGGTGGATCCTCGCTCGTGGCCGCACTGGCTGCCGGGCGTCGGCGGCATGGTGATCCCCCTCGGTCCCAGCCCGGTGCCAGCCCTCCGAGAGGCCTTGCGAACGACTATGGAACGCTCCCGCCGCACCTTCCTGACCGCGATCTCCGGCACTGCTCTGGTCACGCTGGCCAGCACCTGGGCGTCGACCGATATCCAGGCCCTGACGGGCGAGTCGCTGCACGACACCAAAGCGGTCGGGGAGGATCTGGTCGCACTGCTCGAAGACACCAGCGCCCGGCTGACTGTGCAGGCAACCGAACAGCGCCAGCACACCGCACCCTTGATCGACGCGCTCCTCACCACGGTCACGGACCTCATCGATGGCAGCCGGTACAGCCAGCCGGTCAAAGTCCGCCTCCACGCACTCGCCGCAAGCCTGAGCCAGACCGTCGGCTGGCATCGCTTCGACCACGGGCTGCACGACGAGGCGAGCCAGTACTGGATCGCCGGCCTGCACAGCGCTCACACCGGAGGCGACCGAGACATGGGCGCCGCCCTGCTCGGCGACCTTGCTTATCAGGCCTCCTGGCGGGACGACCCGCCCACAGCCGCCGGCATCCTCGAACGAGCGCTTTCCGGGACCCGGCACCCGGCCGCCCAATCCCTTCTCCAGCTCCGGCTCGCGCGGGCCCTGGCGGCACAAGGCGAGCGGCGCGCCACCCTGCGGGCCCTCGGCGCCGCCGAACACCTTCTCGATGTTTCGTCGCGTGACCCTGTACCGGCATGGTGCGCCTGGATGTCCCAAGCCGACCTGGCTGTCGATTCCGGGCAGGCCCTGCTCGACCTCGGGGACACCCGCCGCGCGCACGAGCTCATCCGGCAAGGCCAGAACTTGCTGCCAACCAGCCGCGCCAAAACTCACGGCGTCTTCCTGACCTATCAGGCCAGGAGCCACCTCAACCTGGAGGAGCCCGAACCCGCGGCAGCCGCCGCCCTGGAGGCTCTCCAAGTCGCCCACCGAATCGGCGCGCCCCGGTGCGTCGAGCTGGTGCAAGGACTCATTCCACGTTTCGAGGCTCACGCCGGCGTCGAAGGTGTGCCCGAGCTGTTGGCCCTCGCCGCCGCGTGA
- a CDS encoding caspase, EACC1-associated type: MNWPADREPPGLGLASPGAYAVLVGTGHHCEGSQLSRLPGVDTTLDDLQSLLADACRMAPERILRMPADASPPEVVAALENTVEHAEGLVLFYYVGHGLLGPRDDLYFATHGSRNADSISHAVPYRTVQDLLGRAVGGSAVILDCCFSGRAGGPRVRRTTDPFASARPDGSFLLTSASYFGASFAPMGARHTLFSGRLLKLLRDGDPGGPPALTLDDLHDALVRAFADEPVTPRQWSEGTLGRLMVAANRAYVAAADPSRTPPAKVPCPYPGMKPFAAADHIHFTGRDDAIADLVTRVCRTPAPGPVVLVGPSGVGKSSLLRAGLLAELQLRHEGGSTPSVPWPVLLLPAPGAMPLQTLARLWSEAVGLPFDDVLADFVKGCFPAPGDGRSPCGLLVVDQFEEIFTRAADPQERRQFIRLLCGPDPESATTGRRRGPRVVIGVRADHYGSCLAEPPLAQALARGQVSLTPMSAEALRTAIEEPARRVGLTLEAGLVQRLLHDLRKRDTAGRAHGAVSPETAPDTALPFLAHALRETWLARDGAVLTLAGYQATGGIWQSVATATERLYAELDEPERAALRPLLLRMVEITSGGEVVRRPLRTTEVGGTTHEPSGLTPGQRGDENSGAPSEAGSGADTPPRRSAPDARVLDRLARARLITVDRDSAQISHEALLDTWPRLNTWIRDAQHELPVHQQLTKDAALWLRHGQGAAYLYTGARLASVRPWLTSGSLPAIPLGTTARAFLEASVSASNQKSRQRRIYLSAVLCVLLVASGTFAGLWNSAAKQRERAEEQQRRSVARSLVLQANALRDTQADDALRFGAAGQRLFPTREGRAGLVSTLVERHHVTFLTGHTGAVKSIAYRPDGRVLATASTDRTVILWHAPKTVGAGAAAGRTDPHRITRLPRQQAALTAVDFSTDGRTLAVGSQDHSVTLWNVADPGRPRRVAELQGLTREVEAVVFSPDRRSLLTGGAGTDAVLWDVTKPESPRRLSVLKGGSSGPVHGVAFSPDGRTAVVDGAGPAPTIWSLADRTDPVNVGFVPIRGSAQTEVFSVSIAADGDTLAAATSDNGVSLWSIAQLVNTDDQQPLATLSEHAGPARGVAFSWDGRRLATVGNDGAAQLWDVHEPFYPRLLTRFTDHRDTATSVAFAPDGRTIATSSDDHRAAVWELADSLNLRREASTSAPNIRVPAAAFTPDRRLVTLTQAYAKNDLDGPMLPAELWDATRPTAPRRLSSLDIEDVSTAAFSRDVRLLATGSSTGTIRLWDIADADDPHLLDTATTTGGVLTLAFSADGHALAVASDDFKGRYEEMELWDIGRRGALRRLARLPLSQVNAMTFSPVGPTLAVATEEQGTSLWDISRPSHPRRLASLGAREVSGVTVEFSLDGRRLALADASQQITLYGITEPTRATSQPRPLGSVGGNIGKATAVAFDSTGTMLAASTGGEGDRTLLWDITDAARPLSLASVAGDWETMGERVLFTPGRNRLITAGEATTELDSSETAEKVRPAQLVHWDIRHAVALVDDPVRAACAVTGQGLTDAEWNRYADGLPWERTCPGE, from the coding sequence GTGAACTGGCCTGCGGACAGGGAGCCGCCGGGGCTCGGCCTCGCTTCACCGGGCGCGTACGCCGTTCTGGTCGGCACCGGGCACCACTGCGAAGGTTCGCAGCTGTCCCGACTGCCCGGAGTCGACACCACGCTCGACGATCTCCAGTCCCTTCTGGCGGACGCCTGCCGGATGGCACCGGAGCGCATTCTCCGGATGCCTGCCGACGCCTCACCGCCGGAGGTCGTTGCGGCCTTGGAGAACACCGTCGAACACGCCGAGGGCCTCGTCCTCTTCTACTACGTCGGCCACGGTTTGCTCGGCCCGAGGGACGATCTCTACTTCGCCACGCACGGCAGCCGCAACGCGGACAGCATCTCTCACGCCGTGCCTTACCGAACTGTCCAGGACCTGCTTGGCAGAGCGGTCGGCGGCAGTGCCGTCATCCTCGACTGTTGCTTCTCCGGCCGTGCCGGCGGTCCGCGAGTCCGACGTACTACGGACCCCTTCGCCTCCGCCCGGCCCGACGGCAGCTTCCTGTTGACCTCCGCGTCCTACTTCGGCGCGTCCTTCGCGCCCATGGGCGCACGGCACACCCTCTTCAGCGGCCGACTGTTGAAGCTGTTGCGCGACGGCGATCCCGGCGGGCCACCCGCGCTCACCCTCGACGACCTGCACGACGCCCTCGTACGAGCCTTCGCTGACGAGCCGGTGACCCCTCGCCAGTGGAGCGAGGGCACGCTCGGCCGCCTCATGGTCGCCGCTAACCGCGCTTACGTCGCAGCAGCCGATCCCTCCCGGACGCCGCCCGCGAAGGTGCCGTGCCCCTATCCCGGTATGAAGCCCTTCGCCGCAGCGGACCACATCCACTTCACCGGCCGCGACGACGCGATCGCGGACCTCGTGACACGGGTGTGCCGGACACCCGCCCCCGGCCCTGTAGTACTGGTGGGGCCGTCGGGTGTTGGGAAATCCTCGCTTCTACGGGCGGGCCTTCTGGCCGAGTTGCAGCTGCGGCACGAAGGCGGCTCCACCCCCTCCGTGCCCTGGCCCGTTCTGCTGCTTCCCGCGCCCGGTGCGATGCCGCTGCAGACGTTGGCACGGCTGTGGTCGGAGGCCGTCGGTCTTCCCTTCGACGACGTGCTCGCCGACTTCGTCAAGGGGTGTTTCCCTGCGCCTGGGGACGGCCGGTCGCCGTGCGGGCTCCTCGTGGTCGACCAGTTCGAGGAGATCTTCACCCGGGCCGCTGATCCCCAGGAGCGCCGGCAGTTCATCCGCCTGCTCTGTGGCCCGGACCCTGAATCCGCGACGACCGGACGACGGCGAGGTCCCCGTGTCGTCATCGGCGTCCGTGCCGATCACTACGGTAGCTGTCTCGCCGAGCCTCCACTGGCCCAGGCCCTCGCCCGCGGGCAGGTCTCCCTCACGCCCATGTCCGCCGAGGCCCTGCGCACGGCGATCGAAGAGCCCGCTCGCCGTGTGGGCCTCACCCTGGAGGCCGGCCTGGTCCAACGGCTCCTGCACGACCTCCGGAAGCGGGACACCGCGGGCAGGGCGCACGGCGCGGTGTCGCCGGAAACCGCACCCGACACGGCCCTGCCCTTCCTGGCCCACGCCCTGCGTGAAACCTGGCTCGCCCGGGACGGCGCCGTCCTAACCCTCGCCGGGTATCAGGCCACCGGCGGCATCTGGCAGTCCGTTGCCACGGCCACGGAACGGTTGTACGCCGAGCTGGATGAACCAGAACGGGCGGCGCTGCGCCCCTTGCTCCTGCGGATGGTGGAGATCACCAGCGGCGGCGAGGTGGTGCGGCGTCCGCTGCGCACCACCGAGGTGGGCGGCACAACGCACGAGCCCTCCGGGCTCACGCCAGGACAGCGGGGCGACGAGAACAGTGGCGCCCCTTCCGAAGCAGGATCGGGGGCGGACACGCCACCACGCCGGTCCGCCCCGGACGCCCGGGTCCTGGACCGTCTGGCCCGCGCCCGTCTGATCACCGTGGACCGCGACAGCGCCCAGATCTCCCACGAGGCCCTGCTGGACACCTGGCCGCGGCTGAACACATGGATCCGGGACGCACAGCACGAACTCCCCGTTCACCAGCAGCTCACCAAGGACGCCGCCCTCTGGCTGCGCCACGGACAAGGCGCCGCCTATCTGTACACGGGAGCCCGGCTCGCCAGCGTCCGGCCGTGGCTGACCTCCGGCTCTCTTCCGGCCATCCCCCTCGGCACCACTGCCCGCGCGTTCCTCGAAGCAAGCGTGTCGGCCAGCAACCAGAAGTCACGGCAAAGGCGCATATACCTCAGCGCCGTGCTGTGCGTGCTGCTGGTCGCTTCGGGGACGTTTGCCGGTCTCTGGAACAGCGCGGCGAAACAGCGCGAACGAGCGGAGGAGCAGCAGCGCAGGTCGGTCGCCCGCAGCCTCGTCTTGCAGGCGAACGCCCTGCGCGACACCCAGGCGGACGACGCCCTGCGGTTCGGCGCGGCCGGCCAGCGGCTCTTCCCCACCCGTGAGGGCCGGGCCGGGCTGGTCTCCACGCTCGTGGAGCGCCATCACGTCACGTTCCTCACCGGCCACACGGGGGCGGTGAAATCGATCGCGTACCGGCCGGACGGACGGGTCCTCGCCACGGCGAGCACCGATCGCACGGTCATCCTGTGGCACGCGCCCAAGACGGTCGGTGCCGGGGCCGCGGCAGGCCGGACTGACCCTCACAGGATCACCCGACTGCCCCGGCAGCAGGCCGCGTTGACAGCCGTGGACTTCAGCACCGACGGACGCACCCTCGCCGTCGGGAGCCAGGATCACTCCGTCACACTGTGGAACGTGGCCGATCCCGGCCGTCCACGCCGCGTCGCCGAACTCCAGGGACTCACCCGCGAGGTGGAAGCCGTCGTTTTCAGCCCGGACCGCCGTTCACTGCTCACCGGCGGGGCGGGGACCGACGCGGTGCTGTGGGACGTGACGAAGCCAGAGTCGCCGCGACGGCTGAGTGTGCTGAAGGGTGGAAGCAGCGGACCGGTCCACGGGGTGGCGTTCAGCCCGGACGGCCGCACGGCCGTGGTGGACGGCGCGGGACCGGCGCCGACGATCTGGTCCCTCGCTGACCGTACGGATCCCGTCAATGTGGGCTTCGTACCGATCCGCGGGAGCGCGCAGACCGAGGTGTTCTCGGTGTCGATCGCCGCCGACGGAGACACCCTCGCGGCCGCCACCAGCGACAACGGCGTGAGCCTGTGGAGCATCGCGCAGCTCGTCAACACCGACGACCAGCAACCCCTGGCCACGCTTTCCGAGCACGCCGGTCCCGCGCGAGGGGTGGCGTTCAGCTGGGACGGCCGACGGCTGGCCACGGTCGGCAATGACGGAGCGGCCCAGTTGTGGGACGTCCACGAGCCGTTCTACCCCCGTCTGCTGACACGCTTCACCGACCACCGGGACACGGCCACGTCGGTCGCCTTCGCGCCAGACGGCCGTACGATCGCTACGTCCTCCGACGACCATCGCGCCGCGGTGTGGGAGCTCGCCGACAGCCTCAACCTGCGCCGGGAGGCGTCAACGTCCGCACCGAACATCCGAGTGCCGGCTGCGGCGTTCACGCCCGACCGGCGCCTGGTCACCCTCACGCAGGCGTACGCCAAGAACGATCTGGACGGCCCGATGCTGCCGGCTGAACTCTGGGACGCGACACGGCCGACTGCTCCCAGGCGGTTGTCGTCTCTCGACATCGAGGACGTCTCCACGGCCGCGTTCAGCCGTGACGTCCGCCTCTTGGCAACCGGCTCCTCGACCGGAACGATCCGGCTGTGGGACATCGCCGATGCCGATGACCCGCACCTATTGGACACGGCGACGACCACGGGCGGCGTCCTCACCCTCGCTTTCAGTGCCGACGGCCACGCCCTGGCAGTGGCGAGTGACGACTTCAAGGGCCGCTACGAGGAGATGGAGCTATGGGACATCGGCCGTCGCGGCGCTCTGCGCCGACTCGCCCGGCTTCCCCTCAGCCAGGTCAACGCCATGACGTTCAGCCCCGTCGGCCCCACTCTGGCCGTGGCGACCGAGGAACAGGGCACGTCGCTGTGGGACATCAGCAGGCCTTCGCACCCACGGCGCCTCGCCTCCCTGGGCGCCCGCGAGGTCTCCGGCGTGACAGTCGAGTTCAGTCTTGACGGCCGCCGCCTGGCGCTGGCGGACGCGAGCCAACAGATCACGTTGTACGGGATCACCGAGCCTACGCGCGCGACGTCGCAGCCCCGGCCGCTGGGCTCCGTCGGCGGGAACATCGGCAAGGCCACCGCGGTCGCCTTCGACTCCACCGGCACGATGCTTGCCGCGTCCACAGGGGGCGAGGGCGACAGAACCCTGCTGTGGGACATCACCGACGCCGCTCGCCCGCTCTCCCTCGCCTCGGTGGCGGGCGACTGGGAGACGATGGGGGAACGCGTTCTCTTCACCCCCGGCCGGAACAGGCTGATCACCGCAGGCGAGGCGACGACCGAGCTCGACTCATCCGAGACAGCGGAGAAGGTGCGCCCGGCACAGCTCGTTCACTGGGACATACGGCACGCCGTGGCCCTCGTCGACGACCCGGTCAGGGCGGCCTGCGCCGTAACGGGACAGGGACTCACTGACGCGGAATGGAACCGGTATGCGGACGGCCTGCCCTGGGAGCGGACCTGCCCCGGAGAGTGA
- a CDS encoding rRNA adenine N-6-methyltransferase family protein, with amino-acid sequence MPVRADLGQHFLRSPESARRLLDRAEIPSGAQVLEVGAGLGPPSATIAGAGYRIWAVEKDARLRRPLEKQLGEFGDSARITIADVRRVDLSQGLEAGSTLVSIMPFASELAAALVRHVFGSPLLVRGLVVMPSLGAEQLADHPASGRWACFPRTWSTS; translated from the coding sequence CTGCCGGTACGCGCGGACCTGGGACAACACTTCCTCCGGTCGCCCGAATCAGCCCGCCGGCTCCTGGATCGGGCGGAGATACCGAGCGGGGCCCAGGTCCTCGAGGTCGGCGCGGGCCTCGGCCCGCCGTCCGCGACGATCGCCGGGGCGGGCTACCGCATCTGGGCGGTGGAGAAGGACGCGCGGCTGCGGCGCCCGCTGGAGAAGCAGCTTGGCGAGTTCGGCGACAGCGCCCGGATCACGATCGCCGACGTCCGCCGCGTCGACCTCTCCCAAGGTCTGGAGGCCGGCAGCACTCTTGTGTCGATCATGCCGTTCGCTTCGGAGCTGGCCGCCGCTCTGGTCCGCCATGTGTTCGGCTCCCCGCTGCTGGTGCGCGGCCTGGTGGTCATGCCGAGCCTCGGCGCCGAGCAACTGGCGGACCACCCAGCCAGCGGCCGGTGGGCCTGCTTCCCGCGTACCTGGTCAACGAGTTGA
- a CDS encoding GTP-binding protein: MNSPTCRPDGPAAHGHAETGAGRTVFKVVIAGGFGAGKTTAVGAISDIPALTTEERLTEASVPVDRLDHVASKTTTTVAFDFGRVGFTDPHPFELLLFGTPGQQRFSHLWYDVCSAAIGAIVLVDTRRLEDSFLAVSFFEQIRLPFIIAINPFDGAVRFPHEDVRQALDLAPDIPMVRCDAREATQVAAALVTLVDHALICLTT; this comes from the coding sequence ATGAATAGTCCAACCTGCCGCCCTGACGGTCCCGCAGCGCACGGGCACGCCGAGACCGGCGCAGGCCGCACCGTGTTCAAGGTGGTGATCGCCGGTGGGTTCGGGGCCGGGAAGACCACCGCAGTCGGCGCCATCAGCGACATCCCGGCACTGACCACCGAGGAACGCCTCACCGAGGCGAGCGTGCCGGTCGACCGCCTCGACCACGTGGCCTCCAAGACCACCACCACGGTGGCGTTCGACTTCGGCCGCGTCGGCTTTACCGATCCGCACCCCTTTGAACTGCTGCTGTTCGGCACGCCCGGCCAACAGCGGTTCTCCCACCTCTGGTACGACGTCTGCAGCGCAGCCATCGGCGCCATCGTCCTCGTCGACACCCGCCGACTGGAGGACAGTTTCCTGGCGGTGTCGTTCTTCGAGCAGATCCGACTGCCGTTCATCATCGCGATCAACCCGTTCGACGGCGCTGTCCGCTTCCCTCACGAGGATGTCCGCCAGGCCCTCGACCTCGCCCCCGACATCCCGATGGTGCGCTGCGACGCCCGCGAGGCCACCCAGGTCGCCGCCGCCCTGGTCACCCTCGTCGACCACGCCCTTATCTGCCTCACCACCTGA